One window of the Triticum dicoccoides isolate Atlit2015 ecotype Zavitan chromosome 3B, WEW_v2.0, whole genome shotgun sequence genome contains the following:
- the LOC119274420 gene encoding E3 ubiquitin-protein ligase SINA-like 10 has translation MQGAAAAAEGRSRASPDKADEESAKKPRLDLPDAHSVKQELVAPDAAGGGDPGGIVAAAAPYSPREELAVRIDKRLLHCPLCTLPFKPPVFQCKAGHLACGGCVAQLPRGQCKACVDGAGFFDQCPALDAVVSSTRIECPNAGCPRYVTYHEVAEHQTACAHAPCRCTEPGCGYVGAPQALAGHLHTVHSVPVRAVQYGKASQLRVPVSAPRLVLLGDDDNRVFLLTVGALGAGVTAVSVVCARASAATRPRFACKMWVNLEAAAANGGKEDMVLVDMHMSSSSSPGAVVAAGEPTFLMVPPMYLVPAAAAGDGAASMEVPLHIRIDKLSPWSDALV, from the exons ATgcagggcgccgccgccgccgccgaggggaGGAGCAGGGCTTCGCCGGACAAGGCCGACGAGGAGAGCGCCAAGAAGCCGCGCCTGGACCTGCCCGACGCCCACTCCGTGAAGCAAGAGCTCGTCGCTCCAGATGCGGCCGGAGGAGGAGACCCAGGGGGCATCGTCGCGGCGGCGGCGCCGTACAGCCCGAGAGAGGAGCTCGCCGTGAGGATCGACAAGCGCCTGCTCCACTGCCCCCTCTGCACCCTCCCCTTCAAGCCCCCCGTCTTCCAG TGCAAGGCGGGGCACCTGGCCTGCGGCGGCTGCGTCGCCCAGCTGCCCCGCGGCCAGTGCAAGGCGTGCGTGGACGGCGCCGGCTTCTTCGACCAGTGCCCCGCGCTGGACGCCGTCGTGTCCTCCACCAGGATCGAGTGCCCCAACGCCGGCTGCCCGAGGTACGTCACCTACCACGAGGTCGCCGAGCACCAGACCGCGTGCGCGCACGCGCCCTGCCGCTGCACGGAGCCCGGCTGCGGCTACGTCGGCGCGCCGCAGGCGCTCGCCGGCCACCTCCACACCGTCCACTCGGTGCCGGTGCGCGCCGTGCAGTACGGCAAGGCCAGCCAGCTCCGCGTGCCGGTGTCGGCGCCGCGGCTGGTGCTCCTCGGCGACGACGACAACCGCGTGTTCCTCCTCACCGTGGGCGCGCTCGGCGCCGGCGTGACCGCCGTGTCCGTGGTGTGCGCCAGGGCGAGCGCGGCGACGCGGCCCCGGTTCGCGTGCAAGATGTGGGTCAACCTGGAGGCagcggcggcgaacggcggcaaGGAGGACATGGTGCTGGTGGACATGCACATGAGCAGCAGCTCGTCGCCCGGCGCGGTGGTCGCCGCGGGCGAGCCGACGTTCCTGATGGTGCCGCCAATGTACCTGGTGCCAGCAGCGGCAGCAGGGGACGGGGCTGCGTCCATGGAAGTTCCCCTGCACATCCGCATCGACAAGCTCTCTCCTTGGTCCGACGCATTGGTTTGA